A portion of the Doryrhamphus excisus isolate RoL2022-K1 chromosome 20, RoL_Dexc_1.0, whole genome shotgun sequence genome contains these proteins:
- the fgfr2 gene encoding fibroblast growth factor receptor 2 isoform X2 translates to MGSVSRRRWRRGVWGALAANNGMASWAWLLAAVLLSLLTVSVARPPLTSTKEEEATLEPEDTSNKYQISKPTVCSVHPGEVLKLSCPLPATGTITWTKDGSSLGANNRTLIEQDVLQIRDATPKDSGLYACTSVGKDTVCFIVNVTDAISSGDDEDDTERSEDTGADGEQLSSPYWTSSAKMEKKLHAVPAANTVKFRCAAGGNPRPKLRWLKNSRPFRQEDRMGGYKVRSQHWTLIMESVVPSDKGNYTCLVENEFGSINHTYTLDVVERSPHRPILQAGLPANTTVYVGEDARFVCKVYSDAQPHIQWLKHITQNGSRYGPDGHPYVKVLKTAGVNTTDKEIEVLYLPNVTFEAAGEYTCLAGNSIGISYHTAWLTVLPAAEKNAEPLPPDYVEIAIYCAGVFLIACMVGIVVVCRMRNTAKKPDFGGQPAVHKLSKQIPLRRQVSADSSASMNSNTPLVRITTRRSSAHDDPIPEYDLPEDPRWEFARDRLTLGKPLGEGCFGQVVMAEALGIDKDKPKEAVTVAVKMLKDDATEKDLSDLVSEMEMMKMIGKHKNIINLLGACTQDGPLYVIVEYASKGNLREYLRARRPPGMEYSYDIARVSDEQLTFKDLVSCTYQVARGMEYLASQKCIHRDLAARNVLVTESNVMKIADFGLARDVHNIDYYKKTTNGRLPVKWMAPEALFDRVYTHQSDVWSFGVLMWEIFTLGGSPYPGIPVEELFKLLKEGHRMDKPGNCTNELYMMMKDCWHAISSHRPTFKQLVEDLDRILTLNTNEEYLDLCTPTEQYSPIFPDTRSSCSSGDDSVFSHEPLPDEPCLRKYQHINGNVKS, encoded by the exons ATGGGATCAGTGTCCAGGAGGCGGTGGAGAAGGGGGGTATGGGGAGCGCTGGCAGCAAATAACGGGATGGCCTCATGGGCCTGGCTGCTGGCTGCCGTCCTGCTGTCCCTGCTGACTGTCAGCGTGGCCCGACCGCCcctgacctccaccaaggaggaggaggccacCCTGGAACCCGAAG ACACATCGAACAAATACCAAATATCTAAGCCCACGGTATGCTCAGTGCACCCGGGGGAGGTGCTGAAGCTGAGCTGCCCTCTGCCGGCAACGGGGACCATCACCTGGACCAAAGACGGCAGCTCTCTGGGCGCCAACAACCGCACACTGATAGAACAGGATGTGCTTCAAATCCGTGATGCCACGCCCAAGGATTCGGGCCTGTACGCCTGCACCAGCGTGGGCAAAGACACGGTCTGCTTCATAGTCAATGTCACAG ATGCCATCTCGTCGGGGGATGACGAGGACGATACAGAGCGATCAGAAGACACAGGGGCAGACGGAGAACAGCTAA GCTCCCCGTATTGGACCTCGTCCGCAAAGATGGAGAAGAAGCTGCATGCGGTTCCAGCTGCCAACACAGTGAAGTTCCGCTGTGCTGCAGGAGGCAACCCCCGGCCCAAGCTACGCTGGCTAAAAAACAGCAGGCCTTTCCGCCAGGAGGACCGCATGGGAGGTTATAAG GTACGAAGCCAGCACTGGACTCTGATAATGGAGAGTGTGGTTCCGTCAGACAAGGGCAATTACACGTGTTTGGTGGAGAACGAGTTTGGATCCATCAACCACACCTACACCCTGGACGTTGTGG AGCGGTCCCCTCACCGGCCCATTCTTCAAGCCGGCCTGCCTGCCAACACGACTGTTTATGTCGGAGAGGACGCCCGCTTTGTCTGCAAAGTGTACAGTGACGCCCAACCTCATATCCAGTGGCTGAAACACATCACTCAGAATGGCAGTCGCTATGGTCCTGATGGGCACCCTTATGTCAAAGTACTAAAG ACCGCGGGTGTAAACACCACAGATAAGGAGATAGAAGTTCTCTACTTGCCCAATGTAACATTTGAAGCTGCTGGGGAGTATACGTGCTTGGCGGGTAATTCTATTGGGATCTCCTATCACACTGCTTGGTTGACGGTGCTTCCAG CTGCAGAGAAAAACGCAGAGCCCCTTCCACCCGACTATGTGGAGATTGCTATTTACTGTGCAGGCGTCTTCCTCATTGCCTGCATGGTGGGCATCGTGGTGGTGTGCCGCATGAGGAACACGGCAAAGAAACCGGACTTTGGCGGCCAACCTGCAGTTCACAAACTGAGCAAACAGATCCCTCTTCGGCGCCAG GTGTCGGCTGATTCCAGCGCTTCTATGAACTCCAATACACCGCTTGTACGCATCACCACGCGGCGGAGTTCAGCGCACGATGACCCGATTCCTGAGTACGACCTTCCTGAGGATCCACGATGGGAGTTTGCCAGGGACAG GTTGACCCTGGGCAAACCCCTCGGCGAAGGCTGCTTCGGCCAAGTTGTAATGGCAGAAGCTCTTGGCATCGATAAAGACAAACCCAAGGAGGCTGTAACTGTCGCTGTCAAAATGCTGAAAG ATGACGCCACTGAAAAGGACCTGTCTGACCTGGTGTCAGAGATGGAAATGATGAAGATGATTGGTAAACATAAGAACATCATCAATCTGTTGGGGGCCTGCACGCAAGATG GTCCTCTATATGTAATAGTGGAGTACGCTTCCAAAGGTAATCTTCGGGAGTACCTCCGAGCCCGTCGACCCCCTGGGATGGAGTACTCCTACGACATTGCCCGTGTCTCAGACGAGCAGCTCACTTTCAAAGATCTGGTCTCATGCACTTATCAAGTGGCACGGGGCATGGAGTACCTTGCATCCCAAAAG TGTATACACAGAGATCTGGCCGCCAGGAATGTCCTGGTCACAGAAAGTAACGTCATGAAGATCGCTGACTTCGGCTTGGCCCGCGACGTCCATAACATCGACTACTATAAAAAGACGACCAAT GGTCGTCTTCCTGTGAAGTGGATGGCTCCTGAAGCACTTTTTGACCGAGTCTACACTCATCAGAGTGATGT GTGGTCATTCGGGGTGCTGATGTGGGAGATCTTCACCCTCGGGGGCTCCCCGTACCCTGGCATTCCTGTTGAGGAGCTCTTCAAGCTGCTCAAAGAGGGCCATCGCATGGACAAGCCAGGCAACTGCACCAATGAGCT CTACATGATGATGAAAGACTGCTGGCACGCCATCTCATCCCATCGACCAACGTTCAAGCAGCTAGTGGAGGATCTGGATCGCATCCTCACCCTCAACACCAATGAG
- the fgfr2 gene encoding fibroblast growth factor receptor 2 isoform X1, translated as MGSVSRRRWRRGVWGALAANNGMASWAWLLAAVLLSLLTVSVARPPLTSTKEEEATLEPEDTSNKYQISKPTVCSVHPGEVLKLSCPLPATGTITWTKDGSSLGANNRTLIEQDVLQIRDATPKDSGLYACTSVGKDTVCFIVNVTDAISSGDDEDDTERSEDTGADGEQLSSPYWTSSAKMEKKLHAVPAANTVKFRCAAGGNPRPKLRWLKNSRPFRQEDRMGGYKVRSQHWTLIMESVVPSDKGNYTCLVENEFGSINHTYTLDVVERSPHRPILQAGLPANTTVYVGEDARFVCKVYSDAQPHIQWLKHITQNGSRYGPDGHPYVKVLKTAGVNTTDKEIEVLYLPNVTFEAAGEYTCLAGNSIGISYHTAWLTVLPAAEKNAEPLPPDYVEIAIYCAGVFLIACMVGIVVVCRMRNTAKKPDFGGQPAVHKLSKQIPLRRQVTVSADSSASMNSNTPLVRITTRRSSAHDDPIPEYDLPEDPRWEFARDRLTLGKPLGEGCFGQVVMAEALGIDKDKPKEAVTVAVKMLKDDATEKDLSDLVSEMEMMKMIGKHKNIINLLGACTQDGPLYVIVEYASKGNLREYLRARRPPGMEYSYDIARVSDEQLTFKDLVSCTYQVARGMEYLASQKCIHRDLAARNVLVTESNVMKIADFGLARDVHNIDYYKKTTNGRLPVKWMAPEALFDRVYTHQSDVWSFGVLMWEIFTLGGSPYPGIPVEELFKLLKEGHRMDKPGNCTNELYMMMKDCWHAISSHRPTFKQLVEDLDRILTLNTNEEYLDLCTPTEQYSPIFPDTRSSCSSGDDSVFSHEPLPDEPCLRKYQHINGNVKS; from the exons ATGGGATCAGTGTCCAGGAGGCGGTGGAGAAGGGGGGTATGGGGAGCGCTGGCAGCAAATAACGGGATGGCCTCATGGGCCTGGCTGCTGGCTGCCGTCCTGCTGTCCCTGCTGACTGTCAGCGTGGCCCGACCGCCcctgacctccaccaaggaggaggaggccacCCTGGAACCCGAAG ACACATCGAACAAATACCAAATATCTAAGCCCACGGTATGCTCAGTGCACCCGGGGGAGGTGCTGAAGCTGAGCTGCCCTCTGCCGGCAACGGGGACCATCACCTGGACCAAAGACGGCAGCTCTCTGGGCGCCAACAACCGCACACTGATAGAACAGGATGTGCTTCAAATCCGTGATGCCACGCCCAAGGATTCGGGCCTGTACGCCTGCACCAGCGTGGGCAAAGACACGGTCTGCTTCATAGTCAATGTCACAG ATGCCATCTCGTCGGGGGATGACGAGGACGATACAGAGCGATCAGAAGACACAGGGGCAGACGGAGAACAGCTAA GCTCCCCGTATTGGACCTCGTCCGCAAAGATGGAGAAGAAGCTGCATGCGGTTCCAGCTGCCAACACAGTGAAGTTCCGCTGTGCTGCAGGAGGCAACCCCCGGCCCAAGCTACGCTGGCTAAAAAACAGCAGGCCTTTCCGCCAGGAGGACCGCATGGGAGGTTATAAG GTACGAAGCCAGCACTGGACTCTGATAATGGAGAGTGTGGTTCCGTCAGACAAGGGCAATTACACGTGTTTGGTGGAGAACGAGTTTGGATCCATCAACCACACCTACACCCTGGACGTTGTGG AGCGGTCCCCTCACCGGCCCATTCTTCAAGCCGGCCTGCCTGCCAACACGACTGTTTATGTCGGAGAGGACGCCCGCTTTGTCTGCAAAGTGTACAGTGACGCCCAACCTCATATCCAGTGGCTGAAACACATCACTCAGAATGGCAGTCGCTATGGTCCTGATGGGCACCCTTATGTCAAAGTACTAAAG ACCGCGGGTGTAAACACCACAGATAAGGAGATAGAAGTTCTCTACTTGCCCAATGTAACATTTGAAGCTGCTGGGGAGTATACGTGCTTGGCGGGTAATTCTATTGGGATCTCCTATCACACTGCTTGGTTGACGGTGCTTCCAG CTGCAGAGAAAAACGCAGAGCCCCTTCCACCCGACTATGTGGAGATTGCTATTTACTGTGCAGGCGTCTTCCTCATTGCCTGCATGGTGGGCATCGTGGTGGTGTGCCGCATGAGGAACACGGCAAAGAAACCGGACTTTGGCGGCCAACCTGCAGTTCACAAACTGAGCAAACAGATCCCTCTTCGGCGCCAGGTAACAG TGTCGGCTGATTCCAGCGCTTCTATGAACTCCAATACACCGCTTGTACGCATCACCACGCGGCGGAGTTCAGCGCACGATGACCCGATTCCTGAGTACGACCTTCCTGAGGATCCACGATGGGAGTTTGCCAGGGACAG GTTGACCCTGGGCAAACCCCTCGGCGAAGGCTGCTTCGGCCAAGTTGTAATGGCAGAAGCTCTTGGCATCGATAAAGACAAACCCAAGGAGGCTGTAACTGTCGCTGTCAAAATGCTGAAAG ATGACGCCACTGAAAAGGACCTGTCTGACCTGGTGTCAGAGATGGAAATGATGAAGATGATTGGTAAACATAAGAACATCATCAATCTGTTGGGGGCCTGCACGCAAGATG GTCCTCTATATGTAATAGTGGAGTACGCTTCCAAAGGTAATCTTCGGGAGTACCTCCGAGCCCGTCGACCCCCTGGGATGGAGTACTCCTACGACATTGCCCGTGTCTCAGACGAGCAGCTCACTTTCAAAGATCTGGTCTCATGCACTTATCAAGTGGCACGGGGCATGGAGTACCTTGCATCCCAAAAG TGTATACACAGAGATCTGGCCGCCAGGAATGTCCTGGTCACAGAAAGTAACGTCATGAAGATCGCTGACTTCGGCTTGGCCCGCGACGTCCATAACATCGACTACTATAAAAAGACGACCAAT GGTCGTCTTCCTGTGAAGTGGATGGCTCCTGAAGCACTTTTTGACCGAGTCTACACTCATCAGAGTGATGT GTGGTCATTCGGGGTGCTGATGTGGGAGATCTTCACCCTCGGGGGCTCCCCGTACCCTGGCATTCCTGTTGAGGAGCTCTTCAAGCTGCTCAAAGAGGGCCATCGCATGGACAAGCCAGGCAACTGCACCAATGAGCT CTACATGATGATGAAAGACTGCTGGCACGCCATCTCATCCCATCGACCAACGTTCAAGCAGCTAGTGGAGGATCTGGATCGCATCCTCACCCTCAACACCAATGAG